A segment of the Nocardia higoensis genome:
GCAGCGGGCCGCGCCCGCATCCTGCGTTCGCTGGATCGCGGCGTCAGCAGTGGCAAGATCACCGAACGCGAACGTGAGCAGGCCGCCTGGCGGCTGCGTTTCACCTCCGATCTCGCCGACTTCGCCGATCGTCAGCTGGTCGTCGAGGCCGTGCTGGAGAACGAAGAGGTGAAGACCTCGATCTTCGCCGAACTCGACAAGGTCGTCACCGATCCCGACGCGGTGCTGGCCTCCAACACCTCCTCCATCCCGATCATGAAGGTCGCCGTCGCCACCGCCAACCCCGAGCGGGTGATCGGCATGCACTTCTTCAACCCGGTGCCGGTGCTGCCGCTGGTCGAGCTGGTCACCACCCTCAAGACCAGCGCGGCCGTGTCCGCGCGCGCGGAAGCCTTCGCGAGCGAGGTGCTGGGCAAGCAGGTCGTGCGCTCGGCCGACCGCTCCGGTTTCGTCGTCAACGCGCTGCTGGTGCCCTACCTGCTCTCGGCCATCCGCATGGTCGAGTCCGGCTTCGCCACCAAGGAAGACGTCGACAAGGCGATGGTGCTCGGCTGTGCGCACCCCATGGGTCCGCTGGCGCTGACCGACCTGGTCGGCCTGGACACCGTCAAGTCCATCGCCGACTCCATGTACGCCGAGTTCAAGGAGCCGCTGTACTCGGCCCCGCCGCTGCTCATGCGTATGGTCGAGGCCGGTCTGCTCGGCAAGAAGTCCGGCGCGGGCTTCTACCAGTACAACAAGTAACCACCCAGGTCTGCCGCGGGTTCGTGACGCACCCCGTTACCGCCGCGTGCGGTAGCGGGGTGTAGCGCACCTCGGCGCTTCGCGGTGCTTCCCGCGGCGGCCGACATAAGCTGCAAGGACGAGAGCGCAACGCTGTGCGTCGCCGTTCGGCGGTTCACGCGCAGCCGATCGAAAGAAGGTTCCCGCGCATGGTCAACGTCACCGAGGGCTACGGATCGAGCATCCTGGGCTACCCCAGGATCGGACCGCACCGGGAACTCAAGCGGGCGCTGGAGTCCTACTGGCACGGCACGCTCAGCCGCGAGGAACTGCTCGAGGTCGGGCGCGACATCCAGGACCGCCAGTTCCGCGAGCTGGCCGCGACCGGTCTCACCCAGGTCCCCGGCAACACCTTCTCCTTCTACGATCACATCCTGGACAACGCGCTGCTCTTCGGCGCGGTCCCGCAGCGCTTCCGGGCCCACCAGGACGGGATGGACCCGCTGGACTTCTACTTCCTGATGGCGCGCGGCCGCCCCGATCTACCGCCGCTGGAGCTGGTGCGCTTCATCGACACCAACTACCACTACCGTCAGCCCGAACTCGAGCCCGACACCGAGTTCTCCCTGCACCCCGAGGCGCTGCTCGACGAGTTCGACCGCGCGATGGCCGCGGGCATCGAGCTGCGCCCGGTGATCGTCGGTCCCGCCTCGCTGCTGCTGTTGTCCAAGGCCGGCGCCCAGCCCGGTGAGGCCGGCTTCGACACCCTGAGCCTGCTCGACAAGCTGCTGCCGTACTACGAGGAGCTGTTCGAGATCCTCGCCAAGCGCGGCGCCACCTGCGTGCAGCTCGACGAGCCCGCCTTCACCAGCGAACGCACCGAAGCCGAACTCGCCGCCTTCGAGCGCGCCTACCAGCGGCTGTCCAAGGCCCCGCTGCGTCCGCGCATCCTGGTCACCGGCCAGTACGGCGATTTCCGCCCCGCGCTGGACATCCTGGCGGCCACCGGCGTCGAGGCCATCGGCCTGGATCTGGCCAGCTACCGCATCGACCCCGACGAGCTGGCGAAGGTGCCCGGCATCCGCCGCAAGCGGCTCTACGCGGGCGTCATCAGCGGCCGCAACGTCTGGCGCGCCGACCGCTACGTGACGCTGGAATACCTCAACGCGCTGACCAAGGTCTGCCCGGATCTGGTGGTCTCCACCGGCAGCACCCTGCTGCACGTGCCCTACGACCTGCTCGTCGAATACGACATCGACGGCAATGTCGCCGACCGGCTCGCCTTCGCCAAGCAGAAGGTCGGCGAGGTCGTCTCGCTGGCCAAGGCGCTCACCGAGGGCCCGTCGGACAAGTGGCGCAAGCGCCCGCGCGAGGTGCACTTCAAGCAGAAGCACGCCGTGCGCCAGCGCGTCTACGCCGTCACCCCGGAGATGCGTTCGCGCGAGCCCTACGAAGAGCGTCGCGCCGCCCAGCAGGCCAGGCTGAACCTGCCCCCGGTCCCGGCCACCACACTCGGCTCGTTCCCGCAGACCGATCGCATCCGTCAGGCCCGCTACGACCTCGGCGAGGGACGGCTGTCCTACGAGGAGTACCGCAAGCGCATCGAGGCCGAGATCGAGGCCACCATCCGCCTGCAGGAGGACATCGGCCTCGACGTGCTCGTGCACGGCGAGCACGAGCGCAACGACATGATCCAGTACTTCGCCGAACTGCTGGACGGTTTCGCCACCACCCACTTCGGCTGGGTGCAGGTCTACGGCTCGCGGTGCGTGCGCCCGCCGATCATCTACGGCGACGTCTCGCGTCCCGCGGCGATGACGGTGGACTGGATCAGCTACGCCCAGTCGCTGACCGACAAGCCGGTCAAGGGCATCGTGACCGGCCCGGTCACGATGATCGCGCGGTCGTTCGTGCGCCAGGACCAGCCGCTCTACGAGACCGCCGACCAGGTGGCGCTGGCCATCCGCGACGAGGTCGCGGACCTGGAGAAGGCGGGCATCGCCATCATCCAGGTCGACGAGCCCGCAATTCGCGAGATGCTGCCGCTGCACGACCGCGGCCGTGCCGAGTACCTGCGCTGGGCGGTCGGCGCGTTCCGCCTGGCGACCTCGGGCGTGCGGGCCGACACCCAGATCCACACCCACATCGGCTACTCCGGCCGCACCGAGATCGTCGACGCCATCGAGGAACTCGACGCCGACGTCACCGCCATCGTGGCCACCCGCTCCACCGAATGGGTGCTCAAGGCGCTGAAGGAGGATGCCGCGGGCGGTCACGGCCTCAGCCACGGCGTCGGCCCCGGCGTCTACGAGAGCCGGTCGGCGCGCATCCCGGACATCGACGAACTCGACGAGCTGCTCTCGGCCGCCGCCGAAGCCGTCACCCCGGAACGGTTGTGGGCCAACCCCGACGGCGGTCTCAAGACCCGCCACTACTGGCAGCTCGAGCCGTCGCTGCGCAATATGGTCGCCGCCGCTCGGCGCGTCCGGCGCAGGGCAGCCGCCGCCGCGGACCGATGAGCCCGCACCGGGTTCACCGGTGCTACTCGAGTATCACAACGGATCGTCAGTGCTACTTTTCAGGCGGAAAGTAGCACTGATATCCCGAGACGTCGTCAGCTGTTCCTTTTCGGAGGTCGCTTGCCCAGAGTGTCCGCGGGGCGCCCCGCCGAGGGGAGGAAGCGCGTCCAGCGCTTCTTGCGGGCGGGTTTCGCGCCGGGCTCGGGTGTGCCGGTGTCCTCGGCCTGGACTTCGTAGGTGCGGATGTAGGCGCCCGCGAAGGCTTGGACGGTGGCGGTGACGGGGATGGCGAGCAACGCGCCTGTCGGGCCGAGCAACGCGGCGCCCGCGAGGACGGCGCCGAAGGCGACGGCGGGGTGCATGTCCAGGGTGGTGGCGGTGATGCGCGGCTGCAAGATGTAGTTCTCGAACTGCTGGTAGACGACGATGAAGCCGAGGATCCACAGGGCCGAGCGCGGGTTGTCCACGAGGGCCACGATGACGGGGACGGCGCCGGCGAGATAGGTGCCCACGGTGGGGATGAACTGGGACATGACGCCGACCCACAGGGCCAGGGCCAGCGCGGAGGGGATGTCGAGGACGCGCAGGGCGGCGTAGTGGGCGACGGCCGAGCAGAGCGCGAGCAGGCCGCGGGAGTAGATGTAGCCGCCGGTCTTGTCGACGGCGATATCCCAGGCACGCCGCACGTGCACCTGCTTCTGGGGCGGCAGCAGGGAGCAGACCGCATTGCGGAAACGCGGGCCGTCGGCGGCGAAGTAGAAGGTGAACAGCAGGATGCCGAGAATCTGGAACAGCGCGCCCACGGCGGCGGTGCCGATGCCCCAGGCGTTCTCGGCGAAGCCGACGAGATAGCCCTCGAGCTGGCCGCTCCACTCCGTCGCGTACTCGCGGATGTCGTCGGCGGACAGCTCGGTACCGAAGGTGCCGTTGACCCAGTCGACGACCTGCACGGCATTGGTCGGCGCGTTCTGCACCAGGGAGGTGATCTGGTCGACCAACAGGGTGCCGAGCGCGCCGAAGAAGGTGACTACGATGGCGATCAGTCCGAGGAACACCAGCCCGGTGGCCAGACCGCGCCGCATGCCGCGCCTGGCCAGCTGGTTAACCGCGGGCTCGATCGCGAACGCCAGGAAGAGCGAGACCAGCAGAATGGTGAGCAGGCCCCGCAGGCGTTCGAGCATCCACAGGCCGACCAGTAGACCGCAGATGGTCGCCGCGCCGAGAAGGAACACGCGCAACAGCCACGGCGGCGCCGCGATGTCGACCTCGGTGCGCATGGCTCTCCTCGCCCGCGCCGAAGCCCCGGCCGCCGGGGAACCCGGCCGGTCCGTGGCTTCGTCGGCGGGCGCAGGACCGGCGGTGATCTCGCTGGGTGCGGTGCCGACGGGAATGCCGCCGGGCGCAGGACCGGCGGTGATCTCGCCGGGAGCATCCGCTCCGGGAGAAGCCGTGCCAGAAGATTTCTCCTGGGCGGCGTTCGAGTCGGTCTCGTTGTCGGCCACAGCACAAACGTAGCGATCGGGCCGGACCCGCGCTCACCCCGTGCCGGGCCCGGTCATGTTGCGGCGGCTACCTGGTGGCGCCTACATCGTGGCGGCGTCGATGACGAAGCGATAGCGCACGTCGCTGTCGACCACCCGGTCGTAGGCGTTGTCGATCTCGTCGGCGGAGATGACCTCGATCTCGGCGCCGATCCCGTGCTGGGCGCAGAAGTCCAGCATCTCCTGGGTCTGGGCGATGCCACCGATCATGGAACCGGCCAGCGAGCGCCGCAAGGCGGCCAGGTGGAAGCTGCGCAGCGTGGTCGGGTTCTCCGGCATTCCGAGTTGGACGAAGGTGCCGTCGAGGCGGAGCAGCCGCAGGTACTTCTCGACGGGCAGGTCGGCGGAGACGGTGTTGAGGATGAGATCGAAGCGGTTGCGAAGATCGCGGAAGGTCTGGTCGTCGCTGGTGGCGTGGTAGTGGTGGGCACCGAATCGCTTGCCGTCCTCCTGCTTGCTCAGCGAATGGCTCAGCACGGTCACCTCCGCGCCCATCGCCGCGGCCAGCTTCACGCCGATATGGCCGAGACCGCCCATGCCGACGATCGCGACCCGCTTGCCGGGGCCCGCGTTCCAGTGCCGCAGCGGGGAGAACAGGGTGATGCCCGCGCACAGCAGCGGCGCGGCCACATCCAGGCCGATGCCGTCGGGGATGCGCAGCACGAAATTCTCCGTGACGACGATCTGCGTGGAGTAGCCGCCGAGGGTGTAGCCACCCGGCTGCACGGACTCGGCGACCGGGTGGTTGTAGGTCATGACCGAGCCGCGCAGGCAGTACTGCTCCTCGTCGGCGACGCAGTTCTCGCACTTGCCGCAGGAGTCGACCAGACAGCCGACACCGACCCGGTCCCCCGCGGCGAACCCGGTGACCGCGCTGCCGACCGCGGCGACGATGCCCGCGATCTCGTGACCGGGCACGCACGGATAGTGCGCGCTGCCCCACTCGTTGCGGGCGGTGTGGATGTCGGAATGGCAGATCCCCGCGTACTTCACGTCGATGAGCACGTCGTGCGGGCCCAGTTCGCGGCGTTCGATGGTGATCTTCTGGAACGCGCCCTCCGGCGAGGGCAGGGCGTATGCGGCGGCAGCGGTGCTCATGCGTACATGCCTACCGGCGCATGCACCGGTTTGCCAACCGATCGGCGCGGTCGACCTCCACAATGGGACGGGTTCCGGTCGTCGGACCGGGGGAGGCGGAGGGCGCATGCACGACGATCGGCGTGGCGGCGGCGGCGCGACCGCTGTACTCGTGATCGTCGCCGTGGTCGTGACCGCGTTCCTCGGGTTCGGCGGCGGGTGGCCGTTGCGGGAATCCGGCACCACGACCGCGACAAGCACCAGGCCGCCCGCGCCGCCGCTGGATCAGGCCGAGGTCGCCGCCGCGCTGAGCCCGGCGATGGTCCACATCACCACCCGCACCCGCGCCTTCGGACAGGGCACGGCGGGCTCGGGGATCGTGCTCACCGCCGACGGGCAGGTGCTGACGAGTCATCACGTGATCAAAGGAGCCGAACAGGTCAGCGTCGTCTCGGTCGCGACCGGCGAGGAGTTCGAGGCCACGGTGCTCGGTTACGACTCGACCGCCGACATCGCGCTGCTGGCGCTGACCGGCGCCGAGGATCTGCCGACCGCTCGGCTGGGTGATTCCTCCGGGTTGCGGGTGCGCGACGAGGTGCTCGCGCTCGGGAACGCGGGGGGCGCGGGCGGCACACCGACCGCGACGCCGGGGCGGATCACCGCGCTCAACAGCACGATCGTGGCGCTCGATGCCGCCGACTTCTCACGCAAAGCCCTGCGCGGCATGGTCGAGATCGAGGCGCCGGTGAGTGCGGGCCAGTCCGGTGGCGCGCTCGCCGACTGGCAGGCCATGGTGGTGGGCGTGGTGACCGCCTCGTCCGGGGAGGCAGGCCAGGAATCCGGGCCCACCGCGCCCGCGAGTACCCCACCGCGGCGGCCGATCCCCGCACCGTCGAGCACCCGGTCCGCACCGACGCGGGCGGGCGGGTACGCGGTGCCGATCGACACCGCCATGAGGGTCGTCGAGCAGATCCGGTCGGGCATCCCCAGCGACAGCGTGCACGTCGGGCAGACCGCCACGCTGGGCGTGCTGATCTCCGACGCCCGGCCGAGCGGCGCCCGCGTCGACGTCGCGCTCTACGGAATGCCCGCCTACGGCGCCGGGATCAGGGACGGGGAGACCATCGTCTCGCTGGACGGGCGGGCGATCGGCACCTCGCGCGCGTTGCGCACCGCCATCGACAAGCGGCGTCCCCGGGAGACGGTGCGGATCGGCGTGGTCGGCACGGACGGGGTCGAGCGCATGGTCAGCGTCGAACTGGGGCTCGGCACGCCGAACTGACACCCGCCGCGCCACCGGGGCTCGTCGGGCCGGGGCCGCCGTCCACGGCCGGACGCTCGCCGGTGCCGGAACTCCCCGTCCCAGGTCAGGCGAGGCTCAGCCAGTAGTCCTGGAAGCGCAGGAAGACCAGCAGCAGCACCACCGCGAAGAACACCGCGACGATGGTCCAGCGCCATTCGGCCAGGATCCCCAGCGGGCCGCCGGTCCGGCCCCACAGCAGGTCGGTGAGCACCGCCAGCAGCGGGGTGACGACCGCCCACACCACCATGCAGTACGGGCACAGCGCGCCGATCCGGTAGAGGCTCTGGAAGATCAGCCAGCAGACGAAGACGACACCGAGCAGCATGCCCACCCACAGCCCGCCCCAGATCCAGCGCGGCATCCCGACATGGGCGACGGCGAGCACGCCGAGGGTCACCACCACCGAGAAGCCGACGATGCCCATCAGCGGGTTGGGGAACCCGAAGACGGCGGCCTGCTCGGTCACCATCACCGAACCGCAGGACAGCACCGGGTTCAGGCTGCACGTCGGGGTGTAGGCGGGGTCCTTGAAGATCATGAATCGCTCGATGGTGAGAGTCACCGAGGCGATCCAGCCCGCCAGGCCGAGCAACAGGATCAGCCAGGCGGAACGGGCGGGCGCGGCGATCACTGTCCGGCCGCCGCCTCGGCGATGGCCTGCTCGAGCTCGGTCGGCGTGATCTTCTTGCCGTCGACGAACACCGTCGGCGTCGAGTTGACGCCTTCGCCGAACACGGCCTGGGTCTTGTCGGACACGAACGTCGCATAGGTGCGGTCTTCGATGCAGCCCGCGACGGCGTCGGTGTAACCGGCCTCCACGGCGATCGCGACGAGCTGCTCGTCGGTGTGGCCGGGACCGCCCTCGGCGGGTTGCTGGGCGTACATGCGGCCCAGCCAGCCCTGGAACTTCGCCGGATCCTGCTCGGCGACGCAGTAGGCGGCATTGGCCGCGCGGCTCGAGTACTCGTTGGTGGAGGCGCGGTCGAGGAAGGAGATGACGTTGTACTCGACGGCCGCGACGCCGCTGTTCACGGCGTCCTCGAGGACCTTGCCGTAGGCCGCCTCGAAGTTCTTGCACGCCGGGCACTGCAGGTCGGCGACCACCCGGACGGTGACACGGGCGTTGTCCTTGCCCACGCGCACGGCACCGCTGTCGGTGATCGAGCCGGTCACCGCACCCGCGACGGGATCGCTCGGAGCCGGAATGGTCGGGGTGGCGGCCGGACCGTCGTCGCCGCGCATGGCGATACTGATGCCGATCGCCGCGATGAGGGCGATCAGCACTACGGCCACACCCGCTTGGATGGCGATCTTGCGCCTGCGGTCGGCTCGGTCGGCCTCGTGCAAGAGATTGCGCCGTCCCGGATTGTTGCTCACCGTGCGTTCACCACGCCTTTCGCTTGCCTGACGATGGGGCCTGCTCCGACGATGCTAATGGCGTGCGCGTCGCCGGGCGGTCGGGCACGGCCCATCATGGTCGGTGAACCTGAGAGAACACGAAACGAGACGCGGGTCGGTGGCCTTCGTCGGTGTCCGCCCGTGGCCGAGGTCTGCGCTCGCCGTGGCCTTGGTCTGTATCGGGTAGGTCCGTTCGGCCCGGATCTGCCGGTCGGTCTGTGCCGAGGCTCACTCCGCTCCGGCCTGCTGGGCGAGGGCCTACCATGCCCCGGTGACCGACTACGACTCCGAACATCTGGATACCTCGACCTTGCCCGAGCGGCAGCGCCGCATTCTGGAAGTGATCCGGGACCGGGTGGTCGAGCACGGGTACGCGCCGAGCACGAGGCAGATCGGCGAGGCCGTCGGGCTGCGCTCCACCTCGACGGTGACCCGGCATCTGCGCGCGCTCGAGGAGCGGGGCTTCCTGCGCCGTGGGACGGCGGTGGCCCGGCCGATCGACGTGCGGCTGTTCCTGCGGGCCGAGCCCGGCGCGGCGAGCGGCGAGAACACGGTGACCGTGCCGGTGGTCGGCGACATCGCCGCGGGCACGCCGATCCTGGCCGAGGAGCACTGCGACGACACCCTCACCCTGCCACGCGAACTGGTGGGCCGGGGAACGGTGTTCGCGCTGCGGGTGCGTGGCGACTCGATGATCGACGCGGCCATCTGTGACGGTGACACGGTGGTGGTGCGTAGTCAGCAGGAGGCGCAGTCCGGGGACATCGTCGCGGCGATGATCGGCGAGGAGGCCACCGTCAAGGTGCTGCGCCGCCGGGGCGGGCACACGCTGCTCGAGCCGCGCAATCCGGCCTACCCGGTCATCGACGGCGACGAAGCGGTGATCCTCGGCAAAGTCGTCTCGGTCATGCGCCGGATCGGGTAATCGTCGCGGCGACACGGCAGGCCGCGACGACGCGGCGCCGAACCGGTCAGGAGGCTTCGAGGCGGCGCTTCTCGGCTTCGATATCGAACCGGGCATCGGGCCAGTCCAGATCCAGACCCGACAGGGTGTGGATGAGCAGCTCGTTCACGGCCAGGCGGGAGTACCACTTGCGGTCGGACGGGATGACGAACCAGGGGGCGTGCTCGGTGCTGGTACGGTCCAGCATGTCCTGGTAGGCCTCGCGGTATTCCGGCCAGAACGCGCGTTCGTCGATGTCGGAGGGGTTGAACTTCCAGTACTTGTCGCGGCGTTCCAGGCGTTCGCGCAGACGGCGCTTCTGCTCGTCGAGGGAGACGAACATCGCCACCTTCACCAGGGTGATGTCCTCGTCGCGCAGTTCCTCCTCGAAGTGGTTGATCTCGTCGTAGCGGCGCTCCCATTCCCGGATCGGCACCAGCTCGCGCACCCGGGCGACCAGCACCTCTTCGTAGTGCGACCGGTCGAACACGCCGAGCTGGCCCGCGCGCGGCAGCGCCTTGTGGATGCGCCACAGGTAGTGGTGGCGCTTCTCCTCGGGGGTCGGCACGCCGAAGGCCGCGTGGTCGACGCCCTGCGGGTCCACCGCGCCGATCACCGAGCGCACGATGCCGCCCTTGCCCGCGGTGTCCATGCCCTGCAGCACCAGCAATACGCTGCGCGGGTCGCCGGACCTGCCGTTGGCGAACAGCTTCGACTGCAGATCCGACAGCACGGCGGAGCGTTCGGTGAACAGTTCCATCCCCTCGACCTTGGTCCCGTCGAAACCCGGGGTGGCCGATGTGTCCAGGTCGGCGACCCGTACGCCGTCGGCGCGCAGCAGTTCGGCGACCTTCCCGGACCAGTTGTTCGGCATCGTCCACAGGTACCACAGAAACGCGGCCCGTCAGGCCGATCAACGGATGTGCGCGAGCCTCAGCAGATGCTGGGCGAAATCCTCGTCGGAGGCGGGGGTGAGGATCAGGTCGTGCGAGGTGGTGAGCAGGTAGCGGCCGTCGCCGGCGACGTCGAGCCAGCTGCAGTGCCGGGTCGGCGGCGACATCGGGTTCTCCGGATCGACGGTGACGGTGATGAAACCGCGCCCGTCCAGCGGCTTGCGCAGGGTGTTGCGGAATCGCTCGGGGCCGTCGCCGGGCGGCGCGCCCTTGGTCAGCTCGCCGAGCACCATGTCGCGCGGCTCCCGCATGGTGCCGAGCCTGCCCGGCTGGGCCGAGCCGATCGCCTGCACCAGGCGCGCGCCCAGCGTGCGGGCGTGGCACATGAGCACCGTCATCTTCTCGGGGCTCGCGATCAGGATGCTCGCGTGGTGGTGGACCACGGCGGCGAAGATCAGCACACGGTTCTCGCCGCTGCCGTTGCGTCCGGGGAAGGTCCGTTCGCCGGAGACGGTGACGGTGGTGGCGTCGTTGCGGGCGCACAACATCAGCGCGGCCGCGAGGTCGGGATCGGCCTGCCGGGCGAAACGCTGCGGCAGCCGCAGCGCCGCGTGCTCGGCCTCCGTGCGCACCAGCGAGGCGGGCATCATGTTCACCGGATACGGCCTGCGGTCCAGGTTCGTTTCGCTTTCCCAGACGTGGGTGAACTCGTCCGGAGTGAGGACCCATCTCACCGTGCGGCGCTCCCACCCGCCGGGCCTGGATCGGGTGGTCCGAACCGGGGCACCCGGTCACCGGTGGCGGGCATGGTGGGCGAGTAGACGTAGGTCATGATGTCGCGCACGTCGGCCTCGACCTCGGCGGCGGCGCGTTCGTGCTGCATCCGCCGCCGTCCGCCCAGCACGACCTCGGCCACCGGATCGGCGAGCGGGACGTAGCGGGCGGGCGGCGGGATGGCGGCCCGGATGGTCTGTGCCACATCGCGATCGAGCTCGATCAACCGTTGCACCGTGCGGCACACCTCGTGCGCCTGGGTGCCGAGGGTGACGAACGAGCGGGTCGCCCGGCTCGCGGCCTCGGCGGAACTGCCCGACCAGCGGGCGAATTCGCGGGCGGTGGCATCGGCGAAGGTCTGGAACGCCTCGGCGAGGGTGTCGGCGCCGGTGCGCCATGCCTCGGCGGTCTCGCCCAGGGCGGCGGGGTCGAGGGCCTCGCGCACCTGCTGCCAGATCTCGGCGTGGGTGTAGGCGGCGAACCGCTCGCGCTCCGGAGCGTAGGCGGGTTCTGTTCCCGCGCCCGAGGTCTCGGCGGCGTCGGCCAGCGCGCGGCCACGCGCGAGAATCTCTTCGGCGGCGGCTCTGGCGTCGGGGTCGGCCATCGGATCACCGCGCCGTCGAGAGGCGTCGCGCGCCGATCGCCGCGTACCCGGCGTTCGTGGCCGCGTCGCTGTGGTCCGGCGCGAGGGTGTGGTCTGCCGAGACACCCGCGCGACGGGTGGCGCGTTCGCGACCGGTGGCGCGGTGACGGTACGGCGCCGATCGCACGGCCGCGGGCGCGCGGTTCATCGCTGGTCCAGATAGTCGGCGACCGCCAGCAGGGCGTCGCGATGGGCGGCTTCGGCTTCGGCCAGGCGCTGGCCCGCGGCGAGATAGGCGGCCTTGAACAGCAGGGCTGTCTCCTGGAAGGCCGCGACGGTGGCGCGTAACTGGGTGCCCTTGTGCGCGAAGCCCGCGCTGAGCGCACGGCCGGTGGGCAGATCGGGGAAGCCGGTCACCGTGCTCGCGGCATCGCCCGCGGTGAGCGCGGCGCCGAGATCCTCGACCAGCTTGTCGCAGGCGGCGGCGAGATTCACCGCGACATCCGGGGCGAGTTCGAAACGCTCACTTCCGGTTCCGCTCACCGCCGCCGCGTACAGCCCCCTGGCCAGCCCTTGTCCGGTATCCGGCACCATCCGCCTCGCCCCCCTCGCCTCGGGTCCAACCGCCTACCGGTGGGGACTCTAGCGGCGGGCGCGGGTGGTGCGGGGCAGGTCCAGGGGCGATTGTGAGCGGACGCACGCGAATTCGCGCTCGCCCGCGCACCCCGATGCGGTCTCAGGCGGGTTCGACTTCGATGGTCATGCCCGCCGCGCGCAGCCGGTCGGTGAGCGCGTCACCGACGGCGGCGGCCGGGGTGAGCACGCCCGCGATCTGCGGCAGGTCGTCGAAGGCCAGCGCCAGGCCGGTCTCGCCGATCATGACGGCGGTGGCCTGATAGCCGGGGTCGCCCGTGCCCGCGAAGGTGGCCAGGTACGTCGCCCCGGAGGTGGTGTGCGCGACGGTCTTCATGCTGAACCAGCCGGTGCGCCTGGTCTGCTCGCTGGGGCCGGTACCCGGTGCGGGCAGCACCTTGTCGAGCAGCTTGCGCCCGAGCGACACCCGCGACAGCGACGCGAGAACGCCGACACCGACCAGCGAGCCGCCGCTGATCGCACCCGCGATGACCGGCGCCAGCGTCGAGGAGCCCGCGCTCATCACCTCGCGGTAGCGGAAATTCTTGCCGTACACCCAGCCCAGCAGGCCGTTGCTCCGCCGCACGATCCTGGTGTTGTGGGCGGCCATCACGAAGGTGCCGACCCAGCCGTCCAGACTGGGATGGATGTCGCTCGCGCGCCCGAGCGCCTGATCGGACAGCTTGCCGACCTCGGGCTCACGGGCCCGATCCGGGCTCAGACCGTACGGATCGCCGAGCACCTTCATCTTCGAAGGGTCCTGCGCCACCGCTTCCATCACCGCACGCATGGAATCGATGGTGCCGCCGCTGACGCCGCCCTTGGCCGCGGCCACCAGGGTGACGTCGGTGAGCTCGCCCGTATTGTCGGCGACGGAGCGGCGGTAGAGCTGGTAGACGCTCAGATCCGAGGGCACCGAGTCGTAGCCGCAGGAGGTCAGGATCTTCGCTCCGGTCCTGGCGGCGGTGTCGTGCCAGGTGTCGATGGCCTCGCGGATGAACAGCGGCTCACCGGTCAGGTCGGCGTAGTGGGTGCCCGTCTTGGCGCACGCCTCGACCATCGGCATGCCGTAGCGCAGGTACGGCCCGACCGTGGTGATGACGGCCTTGGTGCGCGCGGCCAGGGCGTCGAGCGCGGCCTGGTCGGCGATATCGGCCACCACCAGCGCCCAGTCCTTCGCACCGGGGCCGAGTTCTTCCTTGACCAGCGCGAGCTTGGCCGCCGAGCGGCCCGCCAGCGCGATCCGGGCGCCGGCGGGAGCCGCGCCGAGCAGATACTCGGCGATGATCTTGCCGACGTATCCGGTGGCGCCGAACACCGTGACATCGAATTCGCGGGGCGGTGTCGATTCCGGGATCTGTGTCATGTCCGGGGTCTGTGTCATGACTGCCTGCCACTCCTGATTGATCATCGTCGGGGCGCGTGGCCTGCCGACGCTTGTCGTTTCTGCGGTGAAAGGTGTTCTTCGCGCCAGCGGCGGTGGGCTCTGCCCAGATCGGTCACCGGCTCTTCGTCGTAGAGCCATTCCCTGGCGATGCGATGCCAATTCGCGGTGGTGCGCAATTGGCC
Coding sequences within it:
- a CDS encoding 3-hydroxybutyryl-CoA dehydrogenase; amino-acid sequence: MSSEKIQRVGVIGAGQMGAGIAEVCARAHVDVLVYEQTRELAAAGRARILRSLDRGVSSGKITEREREQAAWRLRFTSDLADFADRQLVVEAVLENEEVKTSIFAELDKVVTDPDAVLASNTSSIPIMKVAVATANPERVIGMHFFNPVPVLPLVELVTTLKTSAAVSARAEAFASEVLGKQVVRSADRSGFVVNALLVPYLLSAIRMVESGFATKEDVDKAMVLGCAHPMGPLALTDLVGLDTVKSIADSMYAEFKEPLYSAPPLLMRMVEAGLLGKKSGAGFYQYNK
- the metE gene encoding 5-methyltetrahydropteroyltriglutamate--homocysteine S-methyltransferase, giving the protein MVNVTEGYGSSILGYPRIGPHRELKRALESYWHGTLSREELLEVGRDIQDRQFRELAATGLTQVPGNTFSFYDHILDNALLFGAVPQRFRAHQDGMDPLDFYFLMARGRPDLPPLELVRFIDTNYHYRQPELEPDTEFSLHPEALLDEFDRAMAAGIELRPVIVGPASLLLLSKAGAQPGEAGFDTLSLLDKLLPYYEELFEILAKRGATCVQLDEPAFTSERTEAELAAFERAYQRLSKAPLRPRILVTGQYGDFRPALDILAATGVEAIGLDLASYRIDPDELAKVPGIRRKRLYAGVISGRNVWRADRYVTLEYLNALTKVCPDLVVSTGSTLLHVPYDLLVEYDIDGNVADRLAFAKQKVGEVVSLAKALTEGPSDKWRKRPREVHFKQKHAVRQRVYAVTPEMRSREPYEERRAAQQARLNLPPVPATTLGSFPQTDRIRQARYDLGEGRLSYEEYRKRIEAEIEATIRLQEDIGLDVLVHGEHERNDMIQYFAELLDGFATTHFGWVQVYGSRCVRPPIIYGDVSRPAAMTVDWISYAQSLTDKPVKGIVTGPVTMIARSFVRQDQPLYETADQVALAIRDEVADLEKAGIAIIQVDEPAIREMLPLHDRGRAEYLRWAVGAFRLATSGVRADTQIHTHIGYSGRTEIVDAIEELDADVTAIVATRSTEWVLKALKEDAAGGHGLSHGVGPGVYESRSARIPDIDELDELLSAAAEAVTPERLWANPDGGLKTRHYWQLEPSLRNMVAAARRVRRRAAAAADR
- a CDS encoding AI-2E family transporter → MADNETDSNAAQEKSSGTASPGADAPGEITAGPAPGGIPVGTAPSEITAGPAPADEATDRPGSPAAGASARARRAMRTEVDIAAPPWLLRVFLLGAATICGLLVGLWMLERLRGLLTILLVSLFLAFAIEPAVNQLARRGMRRGLATGLVFLGLIAIVVTFFGALGTLLVDQITSLVQNAPTNAVQVVDWVNGTFGTELSADDIREYATEWSGQLEGYLVGFAENAWGIGTAAVGALFQILGILLFTFYFAADGPRFRNAVCSLLPPQKQVHVRRAWDIAVDKTGGYIYSRGLLALCSAVAHYAALRVLDIPSALALALWVGVMSQFIPTVGTYLAGAVPVIVALVDNPRSALWILGFIVVYQQFENYILQPRITATTLDMHPAVAFGAVLAGAALLGPTGALLAIPVTATVQAFAGAYIRTYEVQAEDTGTPEPGAKPARKKRWTRFLPSAGRPADTLGKRPPKRNS
- a CDS encoding NAD(P)-dependent alcohol dehydrogenase, which produces MSTAAAAYALPSPEGAFQKITIERRELGPHDVLIDVKYAGICHSDIHTARNEWGSAHYPCVPGHEIAGIVAAVGSAVTGFAAGDRVGVGCLVDSCGKCENCVADEEQYCLRGSVMTYNHPVAESVQPGGYTLGGYSTQIVVTENFVLRIPDGIGLDVAAPLLCAGITLFSPLRHWNAGPGKRVAIVGMGGLGHIGVKLAAAMGAEVTVLSHSLSKQEDGKRFGAHHYHATSDDQTFRDLRNRFDLILNTVSADLPVEKYLRLLRLDGTFVQLGMPENPTTLRSFHLAALRRSLAGSMIGGIAQTQEMLDFCAQHGIGAEIEVISADEIDNAYDRVVDSDVRYRFVIDAATM